A region from the Melioribacter roseus P3M-2 genome encodes:
- a CDS encoding sugar-binding domain-containing protein has protein sequence MNIFIIFLFIASSNAFSGVLIKSLYSEKSSKIIESIETRDVRFLNKNWKVFTDEESKTEINIPAVFEGVSALNFETSFNVSDKDTKHYSLFFEGISYSADITVNNSLIYKKSAGGIPFEVELPSDILREGENTLKLKIYSGLDSKTSIPVKQQFLTPRSYSGIVRNVYLTAKPKDFLKEIEFKTNFAQTEISVDVAATISISRISSSNYRLELDFTPARNPNGAEKFSFALPPLKSGENKNSFNIKLKNPAVWSPDNPDYYVITASLFINDSLTDRTLTNFSIADLKTDASGIFLNGNRFTIRGATYYFNEGEYDNATAQEIINEQLIRIKNAGFNSVRFARQYPNPYAVALCRTVGLLPLIEMPLNSVPEEIFTDDEYRMRYKSVLGEMIRSYSVYSNIFIAGFGGSFLPNAERTKNFLDEVASYIKQKGYVTYASFAGIPDIFSGNLDLYGIELYSYPIEKIEATLDELKHPYFISEATYPDYYGNVSGYLVNNSTQAQAYYFDKFLDFTLKRDIGFVVNTVFNFRSAHSSFYGGYSDDYYTRIALFNRPDATNSLSYRVIESRLKNLSNVTIPIGASVSENKPIFILISLALSILMAFVINWRKKFKEDCSRALFRSYNFFADLRDHRILSGIHTYLLLFIEVGSMSLLFTILLYYLRTNILFEKLLVDIGSNRLIDLISYLAWNPEQGLIWLYLFFLVKMVFLSIVLKLFSLPLKNKIDFQTLFYGIVWSFLPFTIVLPVELVLYKILAMDTINLAAIAVLLILCVWILLRILKAVYVLLEVHPLKVYFYGFVSVIAAASVLIIYLQITNSTIDYFINTLKEYETLLH, from the coding sequence TTGAATATCTTTATAATATTCTTATTTATAGCTAGCTCCAACGCCTTTTCCGGCGTCCTAATAAAATCTCTCTATTCGGAAAAGAGCTCCAAAATCATCGAATCTATCGAGACTCGCGACGTCCGATTTTTAAATAAAAACTGGAAAGTATTTACCGACGAGGAATCCAAAACCGAAATCAATATTCCCGCAGTATTCGAAGGCGTTTCCGCTCTTAATTTCGAAACAAGTTTTAACGTCTCTGATAAGGATACCAAGCATTACTCACTTTTTTTCGAAGGGATTAGCTACTCGGCAGATATTACGGTAAATAATTCTTTGATTTACAAAAAGTCCGCCGGCGGGATTCCTTTCGAAGTAGAACTACCGTCGGACATCCTTCGCGAAGGGGAAAATACACTTAAGTTAAAAATCTACTCCGGACTCGATTCAAAAACTTCGATCCCCGTTAAACAACAATTCTTAACTCCGCGCAGTTACAGCGGCATCGTCAGAAACGTATATCTGACCGCAAAACCGAAAGATTTTTTGAAAGAGATTGAATTCAAAACAAATTTTGCTCAAACTGAAATATCGGTCGACGTTGCCGCGACAATCTCAATCAGCAGGATTTCATCTTCGAATTACCGTTTGGAATTAGATTTTACTCCGGCGCGTAATCCTAACGGAGCCGAAAAATTTTCATTTGCTTTGCCTCCGTTAAAATCAGGCGAGAATAAGAATTCATTTAACATCAAATTGAAAAATCCTGCTGTCTGGTCGCCCGATAATCCCGATTATTATGTAATCACAGCAAGTTTATTTATCAACGATTCCCTGACCGACAGGACGCTTACGAATTTTTCAATTGCAGATTTGAAAACCGATGCAAGCGGAATTTTTCTCAACGGTAATCGATTTACAATCCGGGGCGCTACCTATTATTTCAACGAAGGCGAATACGATAACGCAACGGCGCAAGAAATAATAAACGAACAGCTTATTCGAATTAAAAACGCGGGTTTCAACTCCGTTCGCTTTGCCAGACAGTATCCAAATCCTTATGCTGTTGCATTATGCAGAACCGTCGGTCTGCTGCCGCTTATCGAAATGCCTTTAAATTCCGTCCCGGAAGAAATATTTACAGACGACGAATACCGAATGAGGTACAAATCAGTTCTCGGCGAGATGATCCGAAGTTATTCTGTCTACTCGAACATCTTTATCGCTGGTTTCGGAGGATCATTTTTACCGAATGCGGAAAGAACTAAAAACTTCCTCGATGAAGTTGCATCCTACATAAAACAAAAAGGTTACGTTACATACGCGTCTTTTGCAGGGATACCGGACATATTTTCCGGAAATCTCGACCTATACGGAATTGAATTATATTCATATCCCATTGAAAAAATCGAAGCAACCCTCGACGAACTAAAACATCCTTACTTTATAAGCGAGGCAACATATCCGGATTATTACGGAAATGTTTCCGGATATCTGGTAAACAATTCAACGCAGGCGCAGGCATACTATTTCGACAAATTTCTGGACTTTACTCTCAAAAGAGATATCGGATTCGTCGTAAATACCGTATTTAATTTTAGGAGCGCTCACTCGTCTTTTTACGGCGGTTATTCGGACGATTATTATACAAGGATTGCTTTGTTCAACAGGCCAGATGCGACCAATAGCCTCAGCTACCGCGTTATCGAATCCAGATTAAAAAATTTATCCAATGTTACGATTCCAATCGGCGCAAGCGTAAGCGAGAACAAACCGATATTTATTTTGATTTCCCTTGCGCTTTCGATATTGATGGCGTTTGTAATTAACTGGCGCAAAAAATTCAAGGAAGACTGCAGCCGCGCGCTTTTCAGAAGTTACAACTTCTTTGCCGATCTGAGAGACCACAGAATCTTATCGGGCATTCATACTTATTTGCTGCTCTTTATCGAAGTCGGCTCAATGTCGCTCCTTTTTACAATACTTCTCTACTACCTGCGTACGAATATATTATTTGAAAAATTGCTCGTCGATATCGGCTCAAACCGGTTAATCGATTTAATCAGTTATCTCGCCTGGAATCCCGAGCAGGGGCTAATATGGTTGTATCTCTTTTTCCTTGTGAAAATGGTTTTTCTGTCGATTGTTCTGAAGTTGTTTTCGCTGCCATTAAAAAACAAGATTGACTTTCAGACTTTGTTTTACGGAATTGTATGGTCTTTTCTTCCCTTTACGATAGTATTGCCGGTCGAACTTGTGCTGTATAAAATATTGGCAATGGATACGATCAATCTGGCAGCAATTGCGGTTTTGTTAATTCTCTGCGTTTGGATTTTATTAAGAATTTTGAAAGCGGTCTATGTATTGCTCGAAGTGCACCCGTTAAAAGTTTACTTCTACGGATTTGTATCCGTTATAGCTGCGGCGAGCGTTTTAATTATCTATTTGCAGATAACAAATTCGACGATAGATTACTTTATAAACACTTTAAAAGAATACGAAACACTATTACACTAA
- the tpiA gene encoding triose-phosphate isomerase has protein sequence MRKKIVAGNWKMNNDLNSSVALISEIKNLLASKSLNAEVIICPPFTSLDAANSLIKDTQIKLGAQNMYYEKSGAFTGEISPLMLKSVGCQYVILGHSERRTIFGESNQLINKKIKAAVENQLNPIFCIGETLEERESGVTFKIIETQMREGLEGLTAEELANLIIAYEPVWAIGTGKTATPEQAEEVHAFIRKLIGELYSTEFAEKLIIQYGGSVKPENAAELMSQPDIDGALVGGACLKADSFVKIIESAQ, from the coding sequence GGTAACTGGAAGATGAATAACGACCTAAATTCTTCAGTTGCTCTTATATCGGAAATCAAAAACTTATTGGCGTCGAAATCATTAAATGCCGAGGTTATAATTTGCCCTCCTTTCACTTCTCTCGACGCCGCGAACAGTTTAATCAAAGACACCCAAATTAAATTGGGCGCTCAAAATATGTATTATGAAAAAAGCGGAGCTTTTACCGGCGAAATTTCGCCGCTTATGTTAAAAAGCGTCGGATGCCAATATGTTATTTTAGGCCACTCCGAAAGAAGAACTATCTTTGGCGAGTCGAATCAATTAATCAACAAGAAGATTAAAGCAGCCGTCGAAAACCAATTGAATCCTATTTTTTGCATCGGCGAAACATTGGAAGAACGCGAAAGCGGAGTTACATTTAAAATTATCGAAACTCAGATGCGAGAAGGACTCGAAGGTTTGACGGCGGAAGAATTGGCAAATCTTATAATTGCATACGAACCCGTATGGGCTATAGGAACAGGAAAAACCGCTACTCCGGAACAAGCCGAAGAAGTTCACGCTTTTATCAGAAAGCTGATCGGCGAGCTCTATTCAACTGAATTCGCAGAAAAACTTATTATTCAATACGGCGGCAGCGTAAAACCCGAAAACGCCGCAGAATTGATGTCCCAGCCCGATATCGACGGAGCTCTTGTGGGAGGAGCCTGCCTTAAAGCAGACTCGTTCGTAAAAATTATCGAATCCGCACAATAA